From Salvelinus sp. IW2-2015 linkage group LG18, ASM291031v2, whole genome shotgun sequence, a single genomic window includes:
- the LOC111978174 gene encoding ORM1-like protein 3, with protein MNVGTAHSEVNPNTRVMNSRGIWLSYLLGIGLLHVILLSIPFASVPVVWTLTNLIHNLCMYLLLHLVKGTPFETPDQSKARFYTYWEQMDYGVQFTASRKFLTITPIVLYILTSFYTKYDRAHFVVNTVSLMTVLIPKLPQLHGVRIFGINKY; from the exons ATGAACGTGGGCACGGCACACAGCGAGGTGAACCCCAACACGCGGGTAATGAACAGCCGGGGCATCTGGCTCTCCTACCTCCTGGGCATCGGCCTGCTGCATGTCATCCTGCTCAGCATCCCCTTCGCCAGTGTGCCCGTGGTCTGGACCCTCACCAACCTCATACACAACCTG tgcaTGTACCTGTTGTTACACTTGGTGAAAGGAACCCCGTTTGAAACTCCGGACCAGAGCAAGGCTCGCTTCTACACATACTGGGAGCAGATGGACTATGGTGTACAGTTCACTGCCTCACGCAAGTTCCTCACCATCACTCCTATCGTCCT CTACATCCTCACCAGCTTCTACACCAAGTATGACCGGGCCCACTTTGTGGTCAACACGGTCTCCCTGATGACCGTGCTCATTCCCAAGCTCCCCCAGCTTCACGGAGTTCGGATCTTTGGCATTAACAAGTACTGA